The sequence GTGTCTgataaaaaggataaaagggTGGTCCGCTTTGAAAGTCATTGTTGGGACTCTCGATCTCATCATCAAGACacctgtggcagctgctgcctctgtacCTTCTTCATTGACCTCCACAAAAGCTTTGTGAATAACTTGTGAGATGAAAAGATCCTTCTTCACTGACATCCCTGTGAAATCAGCCTGACCTGGGTCAAAAGCATTTCGTATGCCCATGCTGCTCAGAGGGGATTTAAGGTCATAATTTTCTTCCAGCTTCAACTTGGGCAGGTATAGATCCACTTCAGCCTTCATCATATTGTCTGATTTGGTCCATTCAGACAGTTTCTCATATGTCAGCTCTCTTTCCACCTGCAATGAGTTGAGGAAGAAAGCAATTGGAATGTGAAGGACAGAGATAAGACATGCACAGACCAGTGTCTTATTGCTCATCAAGAACATGTAAAGCAAGACTCAGCTACCAGCAGTGCCTACAGATGGAACGTGCATCATATTTAGAGGGCATGATCTGACAAAGTGCTGAGTGACTTATACacctgtttattttcttaaaggTGGGGAGGTGTAGGTCTGAAGCCTCCGAGtagtttataatttttttctctggtgTGAAGAACATTGCTTTTTTTGCAATGTATTACTTATAACAGTAATAATAGGTACTTGATGTGTGTATATGGATAAATTTTCTCTTAGTAGTGATAAATAAATGGGATGCATGGGAACTGAggtacaaataaaaatatttgccctGCTCTGTTTAGAATCTGAAACTGATCCTGGCATAGTCATGAGTTGTTATGGGCACCTTCTGGGTCAGGGTAGTCAGCACTTAGTTTGAGAAACCCCACCACAAACTATCAGCTGGAAATTCAGACTGAAAATGACATAAAAATTCATTAATACAACCCTCAGGAGAAGATAACTCTAGGACATGGTGATTCAGAGGTGATCCTTGATTTCCCTATGCTGGTGACAGGAAAGAGCATACAAAATAGAGTCTAAGACAGTTGTGTGGACATAGGTTTTAGATGTACTATGTTTGCAATGTTACTGCATGTCCTGAATCCTAAGCTGAAAATCATGGTGTTACAGTTTCTGAAACAAAGTACGAGCACATCAGAACTATTCTACTGTGATTTTGaatcttctttttcctcactCTTTTAATCTGTTTCTGTTACTGTTTCATAGTGTATGTGATGCAACAGGAGGTCAGCTTTACCAGCTCCAGGCCAGTAGTGTTATCATTGATGTCATCGGGAAGGAGAAGGAACATGCTGAGTTCATTTTCCACATATGGCAACTCAATGATTCTGAAATTCATGGTGGTTTCATGGAGTATGAAAAATTTATCTTTCAAAAACATCATGTGTACAGGTTTAGTCTtggtctggaaaaaaatcagacatAAAATTTACTTTACACATTAAAAGGATGATAAAATTTACTTGCTTCATTGAACTGAAAACCAGTACAAGATTCAGCAGCATCTGGATACCAAGACTCTTTTCTTTAGCCAGGATCACATACACCCTGTTTTCAACGTCTTTGAGATCTTtataaaaattagtaaaaacaCACAAGCTAAATACCTATTAACTGAATGCCATGTAATGTActtctaaatttaaaataaaaattaagctTTGATAAGTAACTCTTTGCAGGCCTTGGTATTCACCCTGTGAATTAAACCCTTTCTGGCAGCAATGTATTTGGTTTACATGGTAgtggggaagctgcagggatggctTCTGTGAGGAGACCTCAGAAGATGCCTCTGTCAGGAAGAGCCAGTTTCAGCTGGCTCCGGGACGGACCTGCTACTGTCCAAATCTGAGCCAGTCAGTGACATTGGTAGTGCCTCTGTGATTACGTGTTTAAGAAAGGCTAAAAACTGCTGCATGAAAAGAGCTGAGTGAGGTGATGTGGGAGAAACTGCCCTGAAGACACCTAGGTCAGTGAGGAAGGAGGGTGGGAAGGTGCTCCAGGccctggagctgagattcccctgcagcccatggtgaagaCAATGGTGGTGCAAATATCCACCCTGCAATCCCTGGAGATCCCACGCTGGAGCAAGCTCCTGACAGGACCCGTCATGCTGTAGAGAGCATCACCTTTTCTGGCACCACCTGTGACCCCACAGTGgactcacactggagcagttctTGCAAAACTGCAGACCATGGGAAGGATCCACATTGAATGTGAAGGACTTTGAATAGATAGGACCCTGTGaggggatagaatgtaagaaaataaagatagtgcagaaggtaatctcacccctgaggagttgcagctgtactaatcaccaaagattaggaacaggcctgcccttaataggccacagctgtgtcctataagaagaagagtgctacaaaagagtgggttagctgctgtgaagaagaaggggTTGGTGCTGTGAGGGGCTGCCCATGAGAAATTGCTGAGAAGGTATGggacttttgcaataagataaCAACAGGACCCCATACTTGAGCAGAGGAAAagtgtgaggaggaaggagctgtaGAGACAACATGCAATGACCTGACTACAACATTAGCCCATTCCCAGTCCTGTGCACTGCTTTGGGGCACAGGTGAGTCATAAGTGAAGTTGAGAGTGGGAGGGAGACACTTTATGTTTGGTTTACTTTGCTAACTTACTCTGAGAACTGGcagtaaattaatttcttgaagTTGAACCTGTTCTGCCTGTGATGGCAATTGGTAAATTCTCTCCCTGTTCTTTCCCTGACCCATGCATGACCTTTTCATCCTACTTTTCTCCCCCTATCCTGTTGACAAGGGGCAGTGATAGGGAGTCTCAGTGGGCGCCTGGTGGCTGGCCGAGGTCACCCACTACCACCATCTGCTGTGACAGCTCCTAAAACTGCACATGTAGTGTAGTAGGTTTTGGGTATGCAGTCACATCAATTGTTTCACATTGTCTGGCATACAAAAGGTATTTTCACCCTTAATCTATgtcaaacaaaatatttgtttccattGGCAAATAGTTTTGCTTGCTTTTGACACAGTACAAAAATATGCATGCAGTCAGCTACTGGGAATTGTCAGTGCATGATCATTTAAATACTGTTAGCTCAATAAATAGATCGTCTGAATGGATCACCCTCACACACTCAGCTAAAATGACAAACCCCATGAAAATTTACTGTGGGTTTGGTGCAACACCCAGAGTGTGTGTGGGAGGAACAGCTGGATTGGATCCCATGATCTCAGGGTCCCAAGAGCAGAAGTGAGCCCTAGGTGTGTAAACATTGCTCTCCAAAGCAACCTGGTCCCGTTTAGAAATGGCACTTAGAgaaatttcttcttgtccttAAGCTACTTTTCTTAACTTAGTTTGCTTAgcttacttttttaaaaaaaaattaactttaacTGTTCCCAAGTATTTTGATACTGAGGAGTTACAAATTTAAAATCCAGTTTTCATGGATATGCATAAACAAGATAATGCTGAGTTCTTTTCACAGTTGGTATTCTCCCTGAGTTTATAGCACTTTGTCAGCTATAAGTAGTGTGGCAGTGGTGTATGAAATACAGGTGAAGTATTTTCTCCTCAGTAATAGACATATTGACGTAGGACAACAGCCATATCGACAAGGAATTTACCTTGCTTATTCTGAAGGGCAtctcagaagtatttttctccagaaatttCTTCTCCcactttcctttgaaataaatggCATTTACTAAGACCAACACAGTGCGAGAATGGAGTgatcctgcaggcagcagactctgtattttcccttcaaaatcaGACAAAGAGACTATTATTCCAGTGTGACTGCACAACTTGCCAATTTTAATTGTTCCTTGTCTGTGCCTTCctctctttcaaaatatttgtattggggtttttttgttttttctctatGTATTTATGTTGTACATATTGTAAAAATGACCTTTTGAAGTATCTCTGTATCccttgtccagagaagttgtgaatgcctcatccctggaagggttcaaggccaggttggatgggactgTGAGCAACCTGGactagtggaagatgtccctgtccatggtgggggggttggaatgagatgatccttaaggtccctaCCAACCTAAATCATTCTATGAattctctggggtttttttaaatcctatttATTGGAGTTTTGGTAGTAAATGGCATTGGAAAGTGGGTAAAGCAGAATAGCTTGGATGTTCTGTGAAGTTGGTTGCAAGCAGCTGAAGAATGCAGAGGTAAAACCCTCACTAATCATTGTGTAGCCACAGAGTATCTACCGGTGCATGCCTTCGAACAGCAATGATTCAGAGGAGGCTACAGCATTAAAAACTCAGGGAAGGACCTTGTAAGGAGCAGCAGTTAGGCTGGAGAGAGGCATTCTTCAGACTATTTGGCTGTACTTTACTCATCACCTCCCTGCCTTGAGTTTCTACCTTTTATGGATTCTTGGCTGCAAGAGCAATAAATgtggaaatacaaaatatttgaaagttagacaagaaaaaaaaagccaccagagTGATACTTActctcagttttattttctaccCATGAATTGATCTGTGCTCTGACTTGTTCTGCAGCTCTCTTAAAGTTTACAGCTTGTGGCTTTGCATTGTAATAGCTTGTGATGAGTTGTAAAAACTTCTGAAAGATAGGATTAAAGAGTGTGTAGTTATTTAGTTAAACTTGAGTTACAAAAATATTAGTTATAATCAGTTTAACAGATTACACATTCTGCTAATACATAATTTAAGAAAACTTGTTTTACATGTAGTAACCTTTATAATAAGGCCTGATACATTCTATTCTGAATATTATGTAAGGACTGATCAAACTTCAGTCTTAAGGAAACTGATACTTcaaatttttgtgtttgaaatcAAAGGTGGaaatttttagttttgaaaTATCCATGAaacctttacatttttttaatttctcaaaatgacattttaatataatttaagtacttttttttctgatttatgaAGTAGTGTTCAGTACAAGATGGAAGAATAGTCTCCTATAAAGTTAAACAAAGGCTTTTAGTTTGCTTCAAAGGTGAGGAACCTGCCAAAAATTTGTGAGGACTATAAAAGGAATGTTCTGGTAGAATAAAGCCATGgcagaaaagaagaattaaCAGTTCCATTGCTGTCTGCTGTGAAATCATTCGTGGAGATTCCCAGCAGGAAATTCCCTTGATGCTCTGTAGAGCAAATATACATGAGATTATGGAGAAAATGAGCAATATACATTCAGAAGGACAAATTGCTGATTACTCAGGAAACCAAACAAACTCCAAAATCAAAGAACAGGAATCTCATTTAAAACCCCCTTCCAAGATGATTAATACAACATCAGTTTTGAAAAGATTTCAGAGATACGGATAATTACAAACCTATGAGTCAGTGTGGGGCACATGAATAGAGTGGGTGTATGGGTTAACATGACTTATTGGAGAAGAGTCAACATTTTGTAATAGGAAATCGAAAATCACAAATCTGTTGGAGTTTTCTGAAGGTGTTAGGAAGCATATGGGTAAAAGGGCTGAGCCAGTAGAGTCTTTTTGGGTtaccaaaatgcattttgtagGACTTGTAACCAAAGGCTGAGCATCCATGGGACTACAGAGATATGTCTCATTTGTCTAAAAGACTGGAAaccaagaggaggaggaaaaaccaTTCAAAATGAAGAGTTATTACTGCTGGAGTACTACTGGGATATGTGTACTGGCATCTGTGCTACAGTATTTTTTCTATATAACTGAAGTTTACTGGATCACCTATAAATATGTTAATATATATACTTTAATGTAAACATATAAAGTGTAAGATATAGGAAGTGATTGTTACAGTTTAGGAATGAGGTATTGAAGCTGTAATGGACAGGTGCATGAAAAAACCTTCCTAATCATGgccaaaaatgcaaataaaaatttagGAATTATGAAGGAAAGAGTATgcaatgaaagagaaatttctaTAATGGCACTTTATAATGCTATGGTGTGTCCACTGTTTGAGCTTGCAATGCAGCTGTGGCCTCCCCAGTCTCAGAAAATGCTACAGTATAAAAAATACAGACACCGGGGATGATGGTGACCAGAGATGTGGAGAAATGTCCTTTAGAACAGAGATGAACCAATGGCAATGCCAACAGGCAGCAAGCTCAGAAAGCACAGGAGCTTCCTGCAGTGTATAGCTCAGCTGTGGAAATCCTGGTGCTGAGGGCTGAAGTAGATTCAAAAGACAAGTGTGCAAAGTCCTGAAACAAGTCATCAGGGTCACTTAAGTAGGCATGCCACCTGGTTCCAGAAGTCCCCGAGCTGCACATCAGTTGGTGGCCACAGCAGATTCTGGAGAAGAATCACTACACAATTTTCTCATGCACTTGCCAAACTATTGCCCACTGCTGGAAACAGATGGACCTGTCCAAGACTAGCCCTCTATGGCTGTCCTGGTGTTCTCACTCACACCCCAGTGCTAtcatttggaattttttcatcATCTCAATTGATAATCACTCTTAATGTCAGCATACTCCCACGTAAAGATGTTCAACTCACAGGCAGTAATGGGTAGGTCTTTTCCTCATACAGTCGGTTGGCACTCTTCAGCAAGTAAGTGCTTCTGCGTTTGTTGATGTCAGACAGGAGCTTTTTGAAGCCAGAGTGGATGTTTTCTGCTCCCTCATGCTCAGGATCCTTGGAAAGAGACACCAAttaatatggattttttttttgtctgatgcacttgctttatttaaattgttcatgttttttttaattaaaaaggagTTTCAGGGAATGAAACTTTTTTGAGAATGTTGTATGTTTGCAGCACTGTGTATAACTAGATAAATGGGATTCTACCTGTAGGGCAATGActtctttctgcagtgctttgtaGGCATTTGGGGGCATCATATGATGGTGCACCAAGGAAGCTGAATCTCctcatttttgttgttttcaggCTTGATTTTCAGTTTCACAAGACCTTTCAGTTTCACAATGATCCATCAATGCAGCCTGGCAGCCTTTGAGAAGGTGTTCTACCCTCACAGAAACTAATGTCAGGGCACAGACCTACCAACTattcacattttcctgtttctcatgggtgttttctgttgctgtttggATTTTGGAGAGAGCTTGTTTTGGATGTCAGTGTTGATGGTTTTAGGGAGGATGAGGTTGCTGGCCAGCTGTTTCCAGCTGTTGCTTGGCAAATGGAGGAATGAGATGCTACCTACCAGCTGCCTGGATGCAGTGTCCTCCCCCCATGTCCTGTACTGTGCCCTGCACATGAGACACCAAGTGTCTGCCACTGACTCAGGGTGACTCATCTGTCATTCCTTGCTGTGATCTTTTCTCACTTGTGCTGAGATGTGGGCTGCCAGGAAGGACACCTGGGAAAGAATTTGGTAGCCAGAGgacacaggagagcagaggctgtttttttttcagtgggatGGGAACAGAACAAAGAGGCTATAGGGGAAAATATCGGAAGGAAAAGATTATACAGACTTTGGTACAATTTATGAAGTTAGTGAGTTGCTAAAATGAATGTGAGTGCAGTGATTCATCTTGAAGAACCATCTCACACCATCAAGGGAGAGAATGATATAATCCCCTTGCCCTTTTTATTTGAAGttaatctaatttaattttttttcagctctcttTTAGTTTCTATGCTGAAAAAAAACATGGCTTGATAgggtttaatatttttcattgattAGGGAGTTAATTTGTTGAAAAAGACCTGGGCCATTTCTCCTGCTGGCAAGTCTCTGGGGAGCTGATGAGCAAGGGTGAGTCAACGCACATTACCTTAAAGGGGAATTTTGTCTGCCTGATGTGTCTGTGCAtacagaaggaggaagggaCTTTATTGGGTAGGGCTGGAGACAGGTGAGAAGGCAGTAGTTGTTTTATcactacaggaaaaaatatcccaacCAACCTGAAGGTGATAAGAAATGGAATTGTCCAAAGCATATTAGGACCAATGATATTTTGATCTTTCCACAGCCCAACTAAAACCAAGTGAGAGAGTATTATGGGCAATCAAAATGCTGTTAGtgtttcagttctgcttttgaaCAACTGAATTAATAAGTTTTACAGCCATATTTCCTCTTTGTTCACTTTTTCTCTATATAGTTCTTACTGAACCAAGACAGTAGATAACAGACTGAAAACAAGCAGATGTTAAAAGCCTAAAAGTAGTGGTTGCATTGGTCTATCCTATTCTCGGAGATTTTTATCTCAGAATCTTTTGTTGTAATAAATaccatctttcttttctttggtcTTGCAGGCGAAGGCCTTGTTGTCTCAGATGAACCTTCTTCTCTTACAGTCTGGTTAAAATGAAGAACctgtgatgatgatgataaatGTTCATAAAGATAGCTTGTTTGTTTGAGATTAATATGCCCAAGGGTTGTAAATATCTTAGCTTTCTATGGTAGTCCACCAGCCATGCCCAATGATAGCCTGTTGAAGTTATTAAGGACAATTATGTTATTGAGGACATTGATTAAATCTCTGTAACTATATCATTGCTATATAGATTTTGGCCACATGGATTGCTTAATAAGAGATCAGTATTGtgactggaacaggctccccaggaaggTGGACAGCACCAGACCTGGCAGAGTTCAGTAAGTGTTTGGACAACAATAAGTGTTTGGACgacactctcaggcacatggtgtgactcctgtgcagggccaggagttggacttaatgatcctTATGGGTGCCTTACAACTCAGTATATTCTATGGCTCTCTGATATTTTCTGTATTCACATATCTCCATTATTCATGGaagaattactatttttatGGACTAACTATGTCACAAACAAAGATTTCTGCCTCTCCTGTGCAACCAAACACATGTTCAGGAGAGCTTGCTTTACTGTCTGCAGTATGAGAAAGCAGATATACtcctgccagagccagctgagATCTAGAAGCAGTGATATCTTGCTCAAGAGATTATCTCcagatttcctttttctagCATACCATAGTgccatattaattttttaaataaaggtgTGTCCTCATTACGTTTTGGGCACTATGTTAGTTTAATTATTCTGTTCAGAAAGCAGTTAAAATGGAACAGAGAGCTCCAAGCAAGACCAAGAGTAGCCTCTAAATGTCGATAACTGCTCCTTGGCAGATCACTTGCAATGCTCTGTGAACTGTAAGTGTAAGCTAAATGTAGGGTTGGTGGAGAGCAGAGATCTTGGAAATAAAGTGGAAGTGACCTGCCATAGTGTTGGTACAGAAAATATCCCTACTCATGCTGTCAGGTTTGCAGATCACTGTCCTCCTATGTTGTTCTTTGCTGTTCTGCATAGGTAGAATAACAATAATTTATGCAGGAACCCCCTGTAGGTGGTACATGGCTAATTTCAGAGCTTACCTCAGCCATCTGGCTTGCAGTGTCACCTTTTGCACCCAGGTGGACCATGGCAAGAGCAGTTGCAATACtccaaggagaaaagaaaatgttttggcCTTTGGAAGTTTCATTCAGCTTTTTATAAAGGTCCAGAGTGAAGCTGTTGGTTGACACTGAGAGAGATTCCATTGGTACACCTGAGACAAATGAGTGTCAGAAAGGGGTGCTGACTGCTCCttcacttcttttaaaaaatacaaagctgCCAGTGGGAGATTTTGAGAGGCACAGGCAAACAGTCTGAAGGTATCCCTGGGTAAAACATTGCACAGAGACCAAGTACAGTCAGCTAGTAGGTTTCTTTCTAAGACCTGTACTATTTTTTCGTTCCTCATCACTTTCAGTGTCCTTGCcaagtttgtttggttttcatcaGTTGAGTACAATTTTAGCTAGAAATGTTGTCAGAGTTTAGACTTGTTTCAAAAACTTATTTGCTCTTTCCCTTATTTTCATAGAGTTATTATTTGATTCTGAGAGACTGAAACAGAATCATTTCTGACCATGCTACTTTGggcttttttctatttgtttaaaCTTCCTGAACtgttattttctgctgaaaaaaagtTGAATTCAGGTGATTCACTACATCCAGATATATCCTGAAGGCTACTAGAGAGATACAGATTATTACATGTTCTTGGTGTAGATAAACCCATATTTGGAAGCTGTGTCTGGATTTGCTAATTTatgtttttcaagaaaattctTTTATCTTACATACAACCCCAAACAGTTCCTCTTTTAACCAACAACAAATTTTCTCTGGTTTCTTACTGGTTTATCCAGCATATTTTCCATCCTTCTTCTACTTCTTTTCTTAGGTATGTTTTTGCAGgacaaaatcaaagaaaacaaataaccAGAACCCCAGgattaaattgatttttcatGCATGGTTCCAGAATAAACCTGTGCATCCTATTAGAATTTTTGGTCCATCTAACATTTTGATAAATATTAGGACAAACTCAGACATTTCCATTGTCTTCATCAGAATAAAGACTAATAAAACATTTAGTAAAGTCAGTGTAAGATGGCATCAAGTATAATTTAAGCATTAGATCAACAACAGCAACTGGCATTTAAA comes from Camarhynchus parvulus chromosome 2, STF_HiC, whole genome shotgun sequence and encodes:
- the LOC115914158 gene encoding heterochromatin-associated protein MENT-like isoform X3, translated to MESLSVSTNSFTLDLYKKLNETSKGQNIFFSPWSIATALAMVHLGAKGDTASQMAEVLHFNQTVREEGSSETTRPSPARPKKRKMDPEHEGAENIHSGFKKLLSDINKRRSTYLLKSANRLYEEKTYPLLPKFLQLITSYYNAKPQAVNFKRAAEQVRAQINSWVENKTERKIQSLLPAGSLHSRTVLVLVNAIYFKGKWEKKFLEKNTSEMPFRISKTKTKPVHMMFLKDKFFILHETTMNFRIIELPYVENELSMFLLLPDDINDNTTGLELVERELTYEKLSEWTKSDNMMKAEVDLYLPKLKLEENYDLKSPLSSMGIRNAFDPGQADFTGMSVKKDLFISQVIHKAFVEVNEEGTEAAAATGVLMMRSRVPTMTFKADHPFILFIRHNKSQTILFFGRFCSP
- the LOC115914158 gene encoding heterochromatin-associated protein MENT-like isoform X5 — translated: MESLSVSTNSFTLDLYKKLNETSKGQNIFFSPWSIATALAMVHLGAKGDTASQMAEDPEHEGAENIHSGFKKLLSDINKRRSTYLLKSANRLYEEKTYPLLPKFLQLITSYYNAKPQAVNFKRAAEQVRAQINSWVENKTERKIQSLLPAGSLHSRTVLVLVNAIYFKGKWEKKFLEKNTSEMPFRISKTKTKPVHMMFLKDKFFILHETTMNFRIIELPYVENELSMFLLLPDDINDNTTGLELVERELTYEKLSEWTKSDNMMKAEVDLYLPKLKLEENYDLKSPLSSMGIRNAFDPGQADFTGMSVKKDLFISQVIHKAFVEVNEEGTEAAAATGVLMMRSRVPTMTFKADHPFILFIRHNKSQTILFFGRFCSP
- the LOC115914158 gene encoding heterochromatin-associated protein MENT-like isoform X4 — translated: MESLSVSTNSFTLDLYKKLNETSKGQNIFFSPWSIATALAMVHLGAKGDTASQMAEVSSEISHGAENIHSGFKKLLSDINKRRSTYLLKSANRLYEEKTYPLLPKFLQLITSYYNAKPQAVNFKRAAEQVRAQINSWVENKTERKIQSLLPAGSLHSRTVLVLVNAIYFKGKWEKKFLEKNTSEMPFRISKTKTKPVHMMFLKDKFFILHETTMNFRIIELPYVENELSMFLLLPDDINDNTTGLELVERELTYEKLSEWTKSDNMMKAEVDLYLPKLKLEENYDLKSPLSSMGIRNAFDPGQADFTGMSVKKDLFISQVIHKAFVEVNEEGTEAAAATGVLMMRSRVPTMTFKADHPFILFIRHNKSQTILFFGRFCSP